Proteins encoded in a region of the Haloarcula sp. CBA1129 genome:
- a CDS encoding class I fructose-bisphosphate aldolase, translating into MSEYDLLDTNSGNAVVVALDHGIGMGAIDGFEDPKATLDSVLAGEPDGVLVGPYFAERFADTFAASSTDVLVTADFVSPSSRPGEDIGPWVQQQACDTDRLLACDPVGVKSVLAFGRQDSQPFERNVDYITEITKSLRGSGVPHIVETVIWGNEVPDRFETDTKYVANACRIGWELGADILKAPYTGDRDSFEPIVRNAPVPVMILGGPSSGSVQAMLDDVAGAMAAGARGIVTGRSVWQTDNPAAVVSALRRVIHDSDAPEAVWSA; encoded by the coding sequence GTGAGCGAGTACGACCTCCTCGATACCAACTCCGGTAACGCGGTCGTCGTGGCGCTTGACCACGGCATCGGAATGGGTGCAATAGACGGTTTCGAGGACCCCAAGGCCACGCTTGATTCGGTACTTGCAGGCGAACCCGACGGTGTGCTCGTCGGACCGTACTTCGCCGAGCGATTCGCTGATACGTTCGCCGCGTCGTCGACAGACGTTCTCGTGACTGCGGACTTCGTGTCACCGTCGAGTCGGCCCGGCGAGGATATCGGTCCGTGGGTGCAACAGCAGGCGTGTGACACCGACCGCTTGCTGGCGTGTGACCCCGTAGGCGTCAAGTCGGTACTCGCCTTCGGCCGGCAGGATAGCCAGCCATTCGAGCGAAACGTCGACTACATAACCGAGATAACCAAATCCCTGCGGGGTTCTGGTGTCCCCCACATCGTCGAGACTGTCATATGGGGCAACGAGGTTCCTGACCGCTTCGAGACTGATACGAAGTACGTCGCAAACGCCTGCCGGATCGGTTGGGAGCTCGGGGCCGATATTCTCAAAGCGCCGTACACCGGTGACCGCGATTCATTCGAACCCATTGTCCGGAACGCCCCGGTTCCGGTGATGATTCTCGGTGGTCCGTCGTCAGGGTCTGTTCAGGCGATGCTTGACGATGTTGCTGGTGCGATGGCGGCCGGGGCCCGGGGTATCGTGACGGGGCGGAGCGTCTGGCAGACCGACAATCCAGCCGCTGTCGTGTCTGCACTCCGTCGGGTCATCCACGATTCCGACGCGCCTGAAGCGGTCTGGTCAGCCTGA
- a CDS encoding carbohydrate ABC transporter permease yields MSTPTQTETASKSTFARLSALWNEYLPYWFIAPMVLVMVSITFFPGAYDLYLSLIAEPTLDVFAADFVGLSNFETAFTRGGAVHSFVITITVVASALLLETALGFILAALVAGVGSSRTKSFYRVLFIIPMAVAPVSLATIGRIMLNTEIGIIPYVISTGTPFAAPNFLSDVPLLTVILLDAWNWTPFMFIIFYAGLSSVPKTLIEASRVDGAPMWRRYVHVIIPYMKPVVFVATLIRMIDLFRTFGVVYGLTGGGPGTATQLVSINIYEQMFINNQIGVAAAIAVVYLVFVIAIANIVIAKVGFEGVWD; encoded by the coding sequence ATGAGTACACCAACGCAAACCGAAACGGCTTCAAAATCGACCTTCGCCAGACTGAGCGCCCTCTGGAACGAGTACCTCCCGTACTGGTTCATCGCACCGATGGTGCTGGTGATGGTCAGCATCACCTTCTTCCCCGGTGCGTATGACCTGTATCTCAGCCTGATCGCAGAGCCGACGCTTGACGTATTTGCGGCTGATTTCGTCGGGCTGTCCAACTTCGAGACGGCGTTTACTCGCGGCGGCGCCGTCCACTCGTTCGTCATCACGATCACCGTCGTCGCCAGTGCGCTGTTGCTCGAAACCGCACTCGGATTCATCCTGGCTGCGCTCGTCGCCGGCGTCGGCTCCAGTCGAACGAAGTCGTTCTACAGGGTGCTGTTCATCATTCCGATGGCCGTCGCACCCGTTTCCTTGGCGACCATCGGCCGGATTATGTTGAACACCGAGATCGGCATCATTCCCTACGTCATAAGTACCGGAACGCCGTTCGCAGCGCCAAACTTCCTTTCGGATGTTCCGCTGCTGACAGTGATTCTACTGGACGCGTGGAACTGGACGCCGTTCATGTTCATTATCTTCTACGCCGGCCTCTCGTCAGTACCGAAGACGCTTATTGAAGCGTCACGTGTCGACGGTGCGCCGATGTGGCGACGCTACGTCCACGTCATCATTCCCTACATGAAACCGGTCGTGTTCGTCGCCACGCTCATCCGGATGATTGACCTGTTCCGCACCTTCGGCGTGGTGTACGGCCTCACGGGTGGCGGCCCCGGAACGGCCACCCAGTTAGTGAGTATCAACATCTACGAACAGATGTTCATCAACAACCAGATCGGTGTGGCGGCTGCGATAGCTGTCGTCTACCTAGTCTTTGTCATCGCGATTGCGAACATCGTCATTGCGAAGGTCGGCTTCGAGGGGGTGTGGGACTAA
- a CDS encoding sugar ABC transporter substrate-binding protein, producing MTNSNRRKFLKATGVGLLGGLAGCTRGGDGSNGGASDGSSDGSDGGTSTDGNDGDLAIPLSEYEDADIDWQQFEGSSINIGAVQHPWVSAIKPAIPVFEELTGIDVVWNVLPEQQFRTKRQTDVSTGAGQFDVFYMDQVVNQFREEGWIQPLDPYFEDDSLFDEDWYNTDDLFEASRWQAHGGGYSDTWTGMPITVEVQTQFYRKDLYEKHDLEVAETLEQFRQNAQTIHENESDVVGTVGRGDKGYGMNIYVLNTFLRQNGAELWDSFPDDSGLDSDGVINAAEWYVSLLQDYGPEGASTQTWSDVLSTMQEGRAGHIVSDANLFWPGLTGSDSSVADNVGIAKVPSPEDGQFSPNAFNWQISTSKNAQNSEQAFLFMVWASSQPTNTWMHVEGDAAFSVRQSVWENDDFRSQVGENFAQVTLESLQEAAPDPFDRKYPQWGQRYSEELQRAIAGQKSAEVAMTKAASVAEDIYDN from the coding sequence ATGACGAACTCCAACAGGCGGAAGTTTCTGAAAGCGACAGGTGTCGGACTACTCGGCGGTCTCGCTGGCTGTACACGAGGCGGCGATGGCTCAAACGGCGGCGCGAGTGACGGCTCAAGCGATGGTAGCGATGGCGGAACCAGCACTGACGGAAACGACGGCGACCTCGCGATTCCGCTCAGCGAGTACGAGGACGCCGATATCGACTGGCAACAGTTCGAGGGCTCCTCAATAAACATCGGGGCTGTCCAGCACCCCTGGGTTTCAGCCATCAAGCCCGCGATCCCGGTCTTCGAGGAACTGACTGGAATCGATGTCGTCTGGAACGTGCTCCCCGAACAGCAGTTCCGGACCAAGCGCCAGACTGACGTCAGTACCGGGGCCGGGCAGTTCGACGTCTTCTACATGGATCAGGTCGTCAATCAGTTCCGGGAGGAAGGCTGGATACAGCCCCTCGACCCGTACTTCGAGGACGACAGCCTCTTCGACGAGGACTGGTACAACACCGACGACCTCTTCGAGGCGTCGCGGTGGCAGGCCCACGGTGGCGGCTACAGCGACACGTGGACCGGGATGCCAATCACTGTCGAAGTCCAGACGCAGTTCTACCGAAAGGACCTCTACGAGAAACACGATCTGGAGGTCGCGGAGACGCTCGAACAGTTCCGGCAGAACGCCCAGACCATCCACGAGAACGAGTCGGACGTCGTCGGCACCGTCGGCCGTGGCGACAAGGGCTACGGGATGAATATCTACGTCCTGAACACGTTCCTCCGCCAGAACGGCGCAGAACTCTGGGACAGTTTCCCGGACGATTCCGGCCTCGATTCCGACGGCGTCATCAACGCGGCCGAGTGGTACGTCAGCCTGCTGCAGGACTACGGTCCCGAAGGGGCTTCGACCCAGACCTGGTCGGATGTCCTCTCGACGATGCAGGAAGGGCGCGCCGGCCACATCGTCTCCGACGCAAACCTGTTCTGGCCCGGACTCACCGGCTCTGACTCCTCAGTTGCAGATAACGTCGGTATCGCGAAGGTTCCGAGTCCGGAAGACGGCCAGTTCTCGCCGAACGCGTTCAACTGGCAGATATCCACGTCGAAGAACGCGCAGAACTCCGAGCAGGCGTTCCTGTTTATGGTGTGGGCGTCCTCACAGCCGACCAACACCTGGATGCACGTCGAAGGCGACGCCGCGTTCTCCGTCCGGCAGTCCGTCTGGGAGAACGACGACTTCCGCTCGCAGGTGGGCGAGAACTTCGCGCAGGTCACACTCGAATCACTGCAGGAAGCGGCACCGGACCCATTTGACCGGAAGTACCCGCAGTGGGGCCAGCGCTATTCCGAGGAACTCCAGCGCGCCATCGCCGGCCAGAAGTCTGCTGAGGTGGCGATGACCAAGGCCGCATCGGTTGCCGAGGATATCTACGACAACTGA
- a CDS encoding galactitol-1-phosphate 5-dehydrogenase, translating to MRASTLTDVGEITVEERDRPEPADDEVLVQVGACSVCMTDYHMYHGTFAAETPLVLGHEGAGTVAEVGADVDRFVVGDRVAINPTVPCNACSYCKKGATHLCENNTSIGGAGDTILDGAFAEYVRVPAINVEDIGEMSFERAALAEPLACCVHGVEQANIKPGDSVGIIGAGPIGLLLLQAFRNAGAAPIVVSELDDERRELAADLGADAVIDPNKEDPEKAIPEAAGGPVDVGAEAIGLVPTIEQANAVTAPGGSTLIFGVPDQEATMEISPFDIFFDEVGYHGSFSLTTEDFERAITLLQYGRIDAETLITERIRLDDLPTAFDRMGNAEGLKKVVIPGDSE from the coding sequence ATGCGCGCAAGCACGCTAACAGACGTCGGCGAAATCACCGTCGAAGAGCGCGACCGACCGGAGCCAGCCGACGACGAGGTCCTCGTCCAGGTTGGTGCCTGTAGCGTCTGTATGACCGACTACCACATGTACCACGGCACCTTCGCCGCTGAAACGCCGCTGGTTCTGGGCCACGAAGGCGCCGGAACCGTCGCAGAGGTTGGTGCTGATGTCGACCGGTTTGTGGTCGGTGACCGCGTCGCAATCAACCCTACAGTGCCATGTAACGCGTGTTCGTACTGCAAGAAGGGGGCGACGCACCTCTGTGAGAACAACACGAGCATCGGCGGCGCCGGTGACACCATCCTCGACGGTGCCTTCGCCGAGTACGTCCGCGTGCCGGCCATCAATGTCGAAGACATCGGCGAAATGTCGTTCGAGCGGGCCGCCCTCGCCGAACCACTCGCCTGCTGTGTCCACGGCGTCGAGCAGGCGAACATCAAACCCGGCGATAGCGTCGGAATTATCGGAGCTGGTCCCATCGGCCTGTTGCTCCTGCAGGCGTTCCGCAACGCTGGCGCTGCCCCCATCGTTGTCTCCGAACTCGATGACGAGCGGCGCGAACTAGCGGCCGACCTCGGCGCGGATGCCGTCATCGACCCCAACAAGGAAGACCCAGAGAAAGCGATTCCCGAAGCGGCCGGCGGACCGGTCGACGTCGGTGCGGAGGCCATCGGGCTCGTCCCGACAATCGAACAGGCCAACGCAGTGACCGCCCCCGGCGGGTCGACACTCATTTTCGGCGTTCCCGACCAAGAAGCGACGATGGAAATCAGTCCGTTCGACATCTTTTTCGACGAAGTGGGCTACCACGGATCGTTCTCGTTGACGACCGAGGACTTCGAGCGGGCGATAACACTCCTCCAGTACGGACGTATCGACGCCGAGACGCTCATCACCGAGCGCATCAGGCTTGATGACCTCCCGACTGCGTTCGACCGGATGGGTAACGCTGAGGGGCTGAAGAAAGTAGTCATTCCAGGGGACTCTGAGTGA